TTTCAATGTCGGGCATGATCACGAGTTCATTCACGATTGGGTTTGGAGGCTCTGCTGCAATGATGCTGGGTTCGGTTAGACCAAGGTAGCGTGTGTTGGTGGCACGTTGTTGTGCGTGACCAATCGCTGCGCCCTTCATTGGCCCTTCCATAGCGCCAGGGCCGCAACCTGTCACAATATTAAGTTTGCGCAGGCCAAGCTGAAATCCCACCGCACGAGTGTATGAAAATTCTTCAGTTTTGATGGAGTGACCACCCCAACAGACGATCATATCCGGATTCGCTTGTGAATGAATCGCGCGAGCGTTGCGTAAAATATCGAATACGACGTGAGTAATATGATTAGAGCTGGTTAAGTTAATAACGCTGTTATTTTGATATTTGTTAGCAACGTACAAGATATCTCTTAATACGGAAAACAGATGTTCTTGAATACCTCGAATTAATTCTCCGTCAACAAATGCTGCGTCGGGTGGGTTTAGTAATTCGAGTTTAATTCCGCGCTCTCGGCGGAGCACGTTTATATCAAAGCTTTTATATAAATCGAGAATCTCTGCACTGTTATCTGTTTGTGCGCCCACATTCAATACTGCTAAACAACAGTTGCGAAACAAGCGGTACAGATCAGACGTGGATGTTTGCTTTAGCCGGTCGACTTCCAACTGTGAAAGTAGATCCATTGCTCCAACAGGATTAATTTGAGTGATCATAGGCGACCCTCCAGCCTTTTCGGCTTTTAGTTATTTGTCGGCCGCGATAATTTGATTGCGACCATTATTTTTTGCTTGATAGAGCGCTTTATCCGCGCGTTCAAACAAATCTAAACGGCTTTTAGAGAAATCGGCAGATGCAGCGCCAATCGAAATAGTGATTTGGAGCTTCTCTCCGCGATACACGAAAGGAATAGCTGCGACTTTATCGCACAGTTGTTGAAGGGCTATGGCGCAGTCTTTGGGACTTATTTCTGGCAGAATTGCAACAAACTCTTCACCTCCATAGCGTGCAACAAAGTCACTTGAACGTAACCACTTTTTCAATAAACGGCCCAAAGCCGCCAAGGTTTTGTCACCGGCAGTGTGCCCAAAAGTGTCATTAATTTTTTTGAAATGATCGATATCGATGACGGCTAAGTTGAGGTTTGAATCATATCGTTTGGCGCGCTCGAATTCGAGTTCATAGCGTTCATCAAATGCTGCTCGGTTGGGGATGTTGGTGAGTGAGTCGATGAATAGCTTTTGATGTTGTTCATTGAGCTGGACTTGATACTGCTGAGCTTCTTTCTCAAGTTGCACCAAGCGTTCATTCATGGTGCGCAAACTTGATTGCAACTTAGTTTCCAAATCCGTTTGATCGGATCGTTTTTCCAGCAAGTTGGAGATAGTATCAAGCCGGCTATTAATTTGAGTTTTGAGTTCTTCGAGTTTTTCACCTTCTTCCACATCAACAGACATATTTTGCAATTGTTGTCTAATTTGTTGCTCGGTGTGCTCTTTTAGCTCACGAAGCTTATCGGATGAGTCAAGAGATTCTCCAAGAGCCACATTGATCTTTTCTAGGCTCGCATTGAGTCGACTGAGAAATTGCTCTGAACCGCTTCGTTCGTTTTGTACCGCATCTAAAATAATACGCATTAAATCGGTGCAAACTGTGGCCACCGTATTGGCCGATTCGGCTTCTCTCAGGCGCTTACGTTGAGTGTTGATTTGAACGCTAATTTGTTCATCAAATTCAAAACTGTTGAGCACCTCAATGAGGTTGTCAACCAGTACAGCATTATTTTTTTCTAGTTGAGCATTGTCCGAATCGGAGCCTTGGTTTTGATGCAAATAAGCGAGTGTGTCTGCGTATAGCGATGACAAAGCCTGCATCAATGGTAAAAGTTGCGGTAAAATTAATTCGGGTTGCTGTGCTTGATCGATGATGAGTCGTAGCTGTCTACGAGTATCGGGTTCAAGACCTTTTGACTTTTGCAGCAACGAACTACTGTCGAGAAAACTTTTCTTAGCGCTTTGTAATTCAGCATCATTTTGCGAGGACTGTTGCTGCAATAGTTCTTCGACCTGCACAATCAGCGGCGAAATATTGTCTAAATCGGTATTTTTTTCAAGGGCAACGCGGAGTTTAGCCAACTTATTGTCGAGCTCGGTGAGTTGGCCTTTACAGGCTTGAGAAAGCCGGCCGATGAGTCGTCCTAGCACTTCTTGGTCTTGAGCAAACTTTGTTTCAAGCTCTCTATAAGCTTTATTGAGATCCTGCACTAATGTACTCCCAAAACTAACGAATATTCGAACGATCGAGCAAAGGCTGTTTCGTCTTTTTATTGTAGAAGCCGAAGCTAGTACGATTCAACTTAATGTCATGAGTTTTCTGACTCTTTTGAGACACCGGACGCCCCAAAAGACTGTTCTGGCCAGTGAATCTTGTTTTTCTCGAAGTTGCTGAACACCTTGATTAAACCTTGTTCAATGGCAAGCAACGTATTGTCGCGCGGATTACTCTGAAATAAACTGATGGGTATTGCATCGATGGCTTCGAGTCCAATCCAAGCATCGGCTTGTTCTCGGCTGGCAATATTTGACGCAACAGACAGCCCTAACAGCAAGATCTCACCGACTAGATTAACATCCACTGCTTTACTATTTTTCGGTAAAAAAGGATAGTTGATAAGCGCCATACTTAAGTGGCTTTGGGTGCTCAAACCCTGCGGCGAAAAGCCCGCAAGGGTATCTATAACTTGCTCAGCAGAGCGGAGCAGTGCCGAGCTCTCGGCTACGATGGCGATCACATCGTCACGCGGCTGAAAAATTCGTTCTTCTGGAAAGCGACTTTTTAAGAAGTTTCCAAATTTCATTTCCATTTTTGAGCCGCTGTCCATGCCCAGTTGTTCGTGAATGGTATGAAGTGTCGGGATGCGAACTACAATAATCTGTATGCCTTTGGGCTGATTGATATCGGCTCCAGATGCATACCAATTTTCTTGTAAGCGCTGAATTTGTTTGATTTCTCGGTCCAAGGTTTTATACATCACTGAAGCGTTTTGCAAGTCGGACATGGGGTGGTGAGTCGAACTGTGTATCGCTTGATTCAAGTCGTTGCGCTGAAGCTGTAATTTTCTTCTCAGGCCTAAAATAGAGCCGATCGATAGCACAATGATGACGAATAACCATGTGGCGTAGTTGATGTATTGTTTGACGTTATTTTCTGATTCTTCAATATCTAATTGAAGTTTGCTGATTTCAGATTGCAGTGTTTCTTGTGTATGAATTGATTGAATTTGAGAGAGCCTTTGATCGAGTGAAAACGATAATCGCTGCGTCATTGCTTTGAGTTTGTTGTTGAGCAGAGTATTTGCTTTTTCAAACTGCCCAGAACGTTGATAAAGGTCGATTAGGACAGTTTGAGTTTCAGCAAAGAACTCAGAGTTTGGTTGATCTTCTATAATCGCTGCGACGTCTTCAACCGTGATGAGTGCTTCGTCGATTTGGCCCTTGAGAGAGAGCATCTGCGCTTTCATTAAGCGGATGCGTAATAACCCCATTTCATTTTTAAGGATTCTAAATAGTTTTTCGGCATCTACAAGGTATTCGTTCGCCAATGTTTGATTACCAAGAACACGGTAAACATCTGAAATCGAGGCGCTTGTAATGGCGACGCCCATAGCTCGGTTGAGCTCGCGTTCATATTCCAGTGCATTGAGGTAAATTACCATGGCTTGATGGTAATTACCGTTAATCTTATATATATCTGCCAGAGTTCTTAACGTGATGGCCAGCGGAGCTGTATATCCTAGAGCTTGAAAGTCGGCAGCGGCAAGCTGCAGATGCTCAATCGCGTTTTCCGTTTTCCCTTGTTGTTTGTATACCATACCAATGAGTTGCATTGCTTTTGCTCTGAGTGACGGGTAGTCATCATTGGACGCAAAGTTAAGAGCATCGTAGAAAGCTTTGATCGCAAGATCATATTGCCTGAGGCCAAACTGACCTTCGCCCAGTATGAACATGGCATTGATTTTCAACTGCGGAATAGCACTACTTTCACTAAAAATAAGGGCGGTTTCTGCCGATTCGATGGCGTTGATATAGTGGTGTTGTTCGAGATTCAATTGCCCCGTCAAAATGTAAAGTCGAGTCAGCAATATATGAGAA
This genomic window from Echinimonas agarilytica contains:
- the ppnN gene encoding nucleotide 5'-monophosphate nucleosidase PpnN, with product MITQINPVGAMDLLSQLEVDRLKQTSTSDLYRLFRNCCLAVLNVGAQTDNSAEILDLYKSFDINVLRRERGIKLELLNPPDAAFVDGELIRGIQEHLFSVLRDILYVANKYQNNSVINLTSSNHITHVVFDILRNARAIHSQANPDMIVCWGGHSIKTEEFSYTRAVGFQLGLRKLNIVTGCGPGAMEGPMKGAAIGHAQQRATNTRYLGLTEPSIIAAEPPNPIVNELVIMPDIEKRLEAFVRLGHGVIIFPGGAGTAEELLYLLGILLHPNNANEPLPVVLTGPKSSEAYFNQIDEFIGATLGAEAQKRYKIIVDDPLAVARYISDKMVEVRKYRKSLGDAYHFNWSLHIEPEFQLPFEPDHSLMSSLDLHFDQPAASLASDLRKAFSGIVAGNVKEGGIKAIEKHGPFKLDGDKALMKRLDVLLQAFVDQGRMKLPGSVYHPCYEVLT
- a CDS encoding tetratricopeptide repeat protein yields the protein MFKIARMLLVLVFVVSPWANAADDIDWKQHYYNNWYPTDPELLHQSRQFIDNMLPDHSVHSLLTLSLDARNKVVYATLIYLRSAAMLQPNADHSSYARLVIDLAITLQKPIAEAEGYYFITLDRVARQQSFNKGDQYLKRALNLLSSAKYTEDDTLSHILLTRLYILTGQLNLEQHHYINAIESAETALIFSESSAIPQLKINAMFILGEGQFGLRQYDLAIKAFYDALNFASNDDYPSLRAKAMQLIGMVYKQQGKTENAIEHLQLAAADFQALGYTAPLAITLRTLADIYKINGNYHQAMVIYLNALEYERELNRAMGVAITSASISDVYRVLGNQTLANEYLVDAEKLFRILKNEMGLLRIRLMKAQMLSLKGQIDEALITVEDVAAIIEDQPNSEFFAETQTVLIDLYQRSGQFEKANTLLNNKLKAMTQRLSFSLDQRLSQIQSIHTQETLQSEISKLQLDIEESENNVKQYINYATWLFVIIVLSIGSILGLRRKLQLQRNDLNQAIHSSTHHPMSDLQNASVMYKTLDREIKQIQRLQENWYASGADINQPKGIQIIVVRIPTLHTIHEQLGMDSGSKMEMKFGNFLKSRFPEERIFQPRDDVIAIVAESSALLRSAEQVIDTLAGFSPQGLSTQSHLSMALINYPFLPKNSKAVDVNLVGEILLLGLSVASNIASREQADAWIGLEAIDAIPISLFQSNPRDNTLLAIEQGLIKVFSNFEKNKIHWPEQSFGASGVSKESENS
- a CDS encoding GGDEF domain-containing protein, with translation MQDLNKAYRELETKFAQDQEVLGRLIGRLSQACKGQLTELDNKLAKLRVALEKNTDLDNISPLIVQVEELLQQQSSQNDAELQSAKKSFLDSSSLLQKSKGLEPDTRRQLRLIIDQAQQPELILPQLLPLMQALSSLYADTLAYLHQNQGSDSDNAQLEKNNAVLVDNLIEVLNSFEFDEQISVQINTQRKRLREAESANTVATVCTDLMRIILDAVQNERSGSEQFLSRLNASLEKINVALGESLDSSDKLRELKEHTEQQIRQQLQNMSVDVEEGEKLEELKTQINSRLDTISNLLEKRSDQTDLETKLQSSLRTMNERLVQLEKEAQQYQVQLNEQHQKLFIDSLTNIPNRAAFDERYELEFERAKRYDSNLNLAVIDIDHFKKINDTFGHTAGDKTLAALGRLLKKWLRSSDFVARYGGEEFVAILPEISPKDCAIALQQLCDKVAAIPFVYRGEKLQITISIGAASADFSKSRLDLFERADKALYQAKNNGRNQIIAADK